The genomic interval AGGTTTTATTATTCAATAATTACCGTTGCTTCTTGCGTGAAGGAGTACACAGTAGGATGCCGGTTTCTCGGTGTTTAAAAACCATTACGATTATGATTTGGATGTTCAGGTGCAATAGGTGTTTTCCTGTTAGTATATATTAAGCTGGAGTTTGAAGAAGTCATTCCCTTTTTTTCCAACATGAAAATATCTACTTTAGTTTTTTTTCGCACAAAGGCTGTCAAATGTGATAATAGGAGTTAACTGAATGTGACAGAAACAAGAGACTGAAGCCAAAACAGCCCTGTTTGGCTGTCTGATGCTATTCGTGCATTTTGTGATGAATATGAAATCCACGGCGGAGGCCGTCAGTCGGGGAGATGGGGACTTGGCAAGCTGTGATTTAACATGATGGATGGTCCTTTTGAAATATCGGATGTCAGCCGTCAGACGCTTCTTAAGTGAACACCTCTATATCTGCTACATTTAAATCATAGTACATAATCATAATCTGGGGCGATTCTAGGTTTTGACACCCCCGGTAGGACTGTGACTTTCACTAAAAATTTTATAGTAATTATAATATACGGGCGGGTCAGAGGGCGGGGCGTCAGTCAAACTTCTATTTTGACAGGGCGCCCTCTAGAGCTGGTATGTTTGCtatgagcccccacccccaacacacacacacaccacacacacacacacacaactttgATAAGGTCACTTGATATGATGCTTCCATGAGCAAGTACTTGTGCAATACATTTCAAAGTcatgtaatttgatttgaaagAAATCATTCGACTTTCCAGCGCAATGTCCTTGTTTCCTCTCTGGTGTCGTTTTAATTTGATTGACTTCAAACTCATTTAGGCAGGTTACACGTACAAACCACAAAAAGGGCCGTACCTCTCCATTGTTAATAATGGAAGTAAAACCGTATTCCAGATACGCGGCgtcatattttctgtttttgctcGGTCTAGGTATTGCTTTACAATACATTTAAGTAAAAGCTAGAAATGTCTCCATCCTCCAAGTATGCAAGCATTAACTTCCATACCGTAATATTTCTCTACAAAACATTTACAAATCACATTTTGATGTTGTATATAAATTATACAATAGAAAGTTTATTTGACTACAACAACACATTGCTAAATCCATGATGATACTATAAACCGTCCAGTCTAAAAAAAACATCCTCCAAAATGTCGAGTTACGTCACTGTTCTTTGTCTCGCGATAATAATTTTAGGGGCCAAcagcaaagcatgctgggagctTCCTTCTTTCTCCCGGACGTCGTGTTACCGTTGTAGGCTGGTGCGTGGCGGTCCGTCTTTAATAGTTAATTGTTGTCGTATATGCTGCTCTTTTCTGTCCGGGATTCATATGTGACGCTACATAAGGttctcatttttatttcttattcGCTTTAGGTGAGCCACAAGGTACCGAACCGCAAAAATGGTTGCTGCGAAGAAAACGGTGAGTCGGATGAGAGGAGCCGGGCTACGCGGCTGTGCTTCACGTGGGAGTCTCGTCGTCGGTCTTAGGCCTTAAGCTTACATTTTGTGTGCTTTTCTGTGAGCCTTCTTGCGTTAAGACACCTCGTATATGCATTCGTTGCTATTAACACGAACCGTGCCGCATTTTGACTGTTTAGAGTTACCAGTTTAAGACGCATGTAAGCACCATGCGGCGCGGTGGTGCTAACTTCGTTTCAGACATACGCTGGTCAGTCATGTCAAAGGGTAGTATGCAGATACATCGTATGCTGTATATGCAAACGTCACAATTTAACTGATCGGAGTCTTAGCGTGTTGTGCGACAGTTTTATTTTCCCTAAAATATTGTTGGAACAGATGTATAGCCTCAACTCACGCTTTcgttgttttgcttttgtagTCAGTTATGAcgtttatatataaatacattttaatccTTGTACGCAGAAAAAGTCTTTGGAATCCATCAACTCCCGGCTCCAGCTGGTGATGAAGAGCGGTAAATACGTGCTGGGGTACAAGCAGACGCTGAAGATGATCCGCCAGGGAAAGGCCAAGCTGGTCATCCTGGGCAACAACTGCCCGGCCCTGAGGTAAGCAGCCCGAGCTGTCACCGAGCCTTTGCGGGCACTGAACAAACTTTAGTTGCTTtaggattttttcccccaattgTGAGCAGTTAGATTTTGCCTTTTTAAATTTTGGCTGTTTACCATAAAATGGTGAACGTTGTTCATTTTACCAACAGGTAATTCAAGAACCAGTTTATAATTAACTCATATTTGTCTGCCAAAATGAGCCTTATAAAGTGTTTGTTCAGTGTCCCATATAGAATGTAAATATCCATACATCTATGAAGCAGGgattattgaattttacattccTTTTGTGACATTAAAAATCTCCTCAGCATTGTATCACATAAAAATGCAGAATGATGATTAAGTACGGCCAAGACCACTGATAAATGTCTGTAAAACTGCAAGTTCAGAGATCAAACCCAGGTTGTTACTCATGACTGACTGACCGTTTTGTAAAAAGCTTGTTCTGTACACACTGACATGAGCTTAGTAGGGCATATAGGTTGTACCTTTGCTTACTGTGCAGCTCATTTTCTTTCAACCACAATTTTCTGTCTCTAGGAAATCTGAGATTGAGTACTATGCCATGTTGGCCAAGACCGGTGTCCACCATTACAGCGGAAATAACATCGAACTTGGTACAGCCTGTGGTAAATACTACAGAGTGTGTACTTTGGCCATCATTGACCCCGGTAAGTTTCTCTGTGGTCCTGCAGTTAtagctgtgtgtttttgtgatatACCCAGCAGCCTGGGATATTTGGGCATTAATCACTGTAAAAGCTTTTATGTTGTTAATCCACTGTTCTTGTAACAATACTTCACAAAAGTACATGTCACAAAAATCTTAACACCAGTCTTGGTTAACCTCAGCGAATTATTCTCGC from Paramormyrops kingsleyae isolate MSU_618 chromosome 9, PKINGS_0.4, whole genome shotgun sequence carries:
- the rpl30 gene encoding large ribosomal subunit protein eL30, encoding MVAAKKTKKSLESINSRLQLVMKSGKYVLGYKQTLKMIRQGKAKLVILGNNCPALRKSEIEYYAMLAKTGVHHYSGNNIELGTACGKYYRVCTLAIIDPGDSDIIRSMPEQQQGEK